The stretch of DNA GAGGATACGGAGAGGCAGCTCATGGAAAACATACCAAAGAAAAAATGGTCTAGGGCTCATCACTGGATAATACACCATGGCAGGCAAATATGTACAGCTCGAAATCCAAAATGTAGTGAATGTTTTTTAAAGGAGTACTGTTTATATTATAAAAATTTAGAGTAGGAGAGTTCTTTATGGAGGTTTATGCATTAGTAGGCCCTAGCGGTACAGGAAAGAGTTATAGGGCTATTTCCTTTGCAAATGAAATGGGCATTTTATACATAATAGATGATGGCTTGCTTATAAAGGATAATAGGATATTGGCGGGAGTTTCGGCTAAAAAGGAGCCTACAAAGCTGGCTGCTGTGCGTAGGGCATTGTTTATTGATTCAGATCATGCACAGCAGGTAAGTCAGGCAATAGAGATGGAAAATCCTCCGTCTATATTGGTACTAGGTACTTCTGTAAATATGATAAATAAGATTGTTGCGGCACTTAATCTGCCCAAAGTAAGTCATATTATATCTATATATGATATAGCATCTAAAAAGGAGATTGCATTGGCTAAACAGCAGCGAAACGAGGAAGGCAAGCATATAATACCTGTGCCTACATTTGAAGTGCGCAAGGATTTTTCCGGATATTTTATAGATGCTCTTAATATGTTTAAAATAAGCCCAAAGGGCAGGATGCTCCAATCTATAGAAAAAACCGTAGTAAGGCCTACTTTTAGCTATATGGGCAAATTTTATATATCCAATTCTGCTATACAATCCCTTATTATCTATAGTACAAAAAATATAGAAGGGGTATCTAGGGTATTAAAGGTATCTGTTATAAGTCAGGAAGATGGGGTTGTAATAAATATAGACGTTGAGGTCTACTATAATATGAAAATAATTGACATCTTAAAGGAGATACAAAGACGGGTAGAAGAGAATATATCATGGACTACCGGTTTGAATATAATAAGTATAAATGTAAATGCAAAGGGTATTGTAATACCTGAGCATATATAGGAGAAAAAAGAATATTGAGTTTTTATTAGACTTTGGGAAGACAGATAAAAGCTTAAAATATAAGGTGGTTGGGGTACAATAATATAGATAGGGAAGAGATGATTATAAATGAAAATAATAGCTATAGGCGATGGTCTAATTATAAAAAGCATAAAAGATTTTGACCCCGTACATACCTTTGAATGTGGGCAGTGTTTTAGATGGAACAGGGAAGGGGAAGGCTATGTTGGCATAGTAGGTAATAAGGTTATAAAGGTAGTTGCAGAGGATGAAGATATATTATTGTATAATGCTACAATGGAAGATTATAATATATTATGGAAGAAATATTTTGATTTGGACAGGGATTATGGTGACATAAAAAGGGTTCTTTCCAATGACCCCATATTGGCAAAAGCCATTACCTATGGTTGGGGCATAAGGATACTTAATCAAGATCCTTGGGAAACCCTTATTTCGTTTATAATATCCGCAAATAATGGGATATCAAGGATAAAAGGCATAATAGAAAATATTTGCAAGCTTTATGGAGATAGGATTGAATGGAAAGGTAGAACATATTATACATTTCCTAAACCTGATACTTTAGCTAATGCGAAGATAGAGGATTTGCGAGGATGTAGTTGTGGGTATAGGGCAGAATACATAAAGGCTACCTCACAGATGGTAGCAGATGGTACAATCGATTTGCATGGGATAAGCAATATGCCATATGAGAGGGCCCATAAAGAACTGCTAAGATGTATTGGAGTAGGGCCTAAGGTAGCAGATTGTATATTGCTTTTTTCTATGGAAAAGGGAGAGGCTTTCCCAGTGGATGTATGGGTAAGGAGAGTAATGGAATATTTTTATCTAAAAGATGGTGCTACTCCTAAGAAAATAAAAGCATTTTCTGCAGAAAAGTTTGGTGAATTAGCGGGTTATGCACAACAATATCTTTTTTATTATGCTAGGGAGAAAAAAATAGGGGTATAAAATTTTATTTCTCTTTTATCTTGACACTGTGGTGCCCATCTGATACACTAATTTTTAATATTTTAAACACTAATATCTCTATATTCTTGGGGAATTAAGGGATATTTTAATACCGTGTATATATAATATTTTAAACAAATTATTAGAAAGGGCGTGGTTACTATTATTGATAAATTCGCAAAGGAAGGGCTAACATTTGATGATGTTTTGCTTGTGCCTCAAAGATCAGAAGTACTTCCAAAGGATGTAGATCTATCTACAAACCTTACTAAGAAAATAAGACTTAACGTTCCAATTATTAGTGCTGCAATGGATACAGTCACTGAAGCAAGGTTAGCAATTGCCATAGCGCGGGAAGGTGGCATTGGAATAATCCATAAAAACATGTCAATACAGGAGCAGGCAGAACAGGTTGATAAGGTAAAAAGGTCAGAACATGGAGTAATAGTAGATCCATTCTTCCTATCACCTGATCATTTAATATCAGATGCTGTGGCATTGATGTCTAAATACAGGATATCAGGAGTACCAATCACAGAAAATGGTAAATTGGTTGGTATCATAACAAATAGAGATATAAGATTTGAAACAGATTTTACCAGAAAGATAAAGGAGGTTATGACCTCTAAAAATCTTATTACTGCACCTGAGGGTACTACGTTAGAGGAAGCCCAGGAAACGCTTAAAAAATATAAAATAGAAAAGTTGCCCATTGTAGATGGACAAGGTATGCTAAAGGGTCTTATAACCATAAAGGATATAGAAAAGACCATCAGATATCCAAATTCTGCCAAGGATGAAAATGGACGATTATTGGTAGGAGCAGGTGTAGGTGTAACTCACGATACCATGGAGAGGGTTGAAGCCTTGGTAAATGCAAAGGTAGATGTTATAGCAGTAGACACTGCCCATGGTCATTCAGTAGGAGTTTTGCATACTGTAGAAAAGATAAAAAACAAATATCCAGATTTGCAGATAATAGCCGGGAATGTAGCTACACCTGAAGCCACAAGAGATCTTATAAAAGCCGGTGCTGACTGCATAAAAGTAGGAATAGGTCCAGGATCCATTTGTACTACTAGAGTGGTAGCAGGTATAGGCGTACCTCAGATGACTGCCGTATATGAATGTGCTCAGGAAGCTGATAAATATGATATACCCATAATTGCAGATGGGGGGATAAAATATTCTGGTGATATACCAAAGGCTATAGGCGCAGGAGCCAGCGTTATAATGATAGGTAGCTTGCTTGCCGGTACTGAAGAGAGTCCAGGCGAGATTGAGATCTATCAAGGTAGAAGCTTTAAGGTCTATAGAGGTATGGGATCCATGGCAGCTATGGCTCAAGGAAGTAAGGATAGATATTTCCAGGAGGATGCTAAAAAGCTGGTACCTGAAGGCGTTGAGGGTAGAGTACCCTACAAAGGACCAGTATCGGAAACTATATTCCAGCTTGTAGGAGGCTTAAGGGCTGGTATGGGGTATTGTGGTGCTCCAGATATAGAACATCTACGTAAAAATGCCCAGTTTATACGTATTACCAATGCGGGACTTAATGAGAGCCATCCACATGATATATATATTACAAAAGAGGCACCCAATTACAGCGTAAGGGGGTAGTCTATCTTAAATTTAAAATTAGAAGCTGTGCGTATTTTTGTGCAGCTTCTAATTTTTATTGATGTAGCTTTTTATATCCATTATAATATAAGTATGTATTGATAATACGTCAAAGTATAAATTTATGCTATTATATACATTGAGGAATTATTAGAAACCGTAGTGGATATAATGCTTAAGGAAGTATACGATTGTGCCATAAGAGTTTATCAAGGAGGTTTAATATGAAGCAAGAAGTTATTCTAGTATTGGATTTTGGTGGTCAATACAGTGAATTGATCGCCAGAAGGGTAAGGGAAGAACAGGTCTATTGTGAAATACTGCCATATGATACAGCTTTGGAAGTTATAAAGGGCAAAAATCCAAAAGGCATAATACTTACAGGCGGCCCATCAAGCGTTGCCAATCCGGATTCTCCAAAATGTGGCATGGAGATATTTGAATTAGGTGTGCCTGTCTTAGGAATTTGCTATGGTGCACAGCTCATTGCACATCTATTTGGTGGACAAGTAGAGAAGGCTCCTCAGCGGGAATATGGTAAGTGCATGGTAGAGTGGGATGTAAATGCAAAACTGTTTGAAGGCTTAGATGATAAAAGTGTATGTTGGATGAGTCATACCGATTATATAAAAACATTGCCTAGTGGTTTTAATAATACTGCCCATACTGAAAAATGCCCTGTTGCAGCTTTTGAAGATAGCAATAGAGGCATATATGCAGTTCAATTTCATCCTGAGGTTACCCATACGGAATTGGGTCAAAAAGTGATTAGAAACTTTATATTTAATATATGCAAATGTTCAGGGGATTGGACTACACAAAATTTTGTGGATCGATCAATAGATGAGATAAAAAGTCAGGTAGGAGATGGGAAGGTACTTTGTGCCTTGTCTGGTGGTGTTGATAGTTCTGTAGCAGCAGTGATGGTGCATAAGGCAGTAGGTGATCAGCTTACATGCATATTTGTGGATCACGGTCTTTTGCGTAAGGACGAAGCGGATCAGGTAGAACGGGTATTTAAGGATAAGTTTCATTTAAATCTTATCCGGGTAGATGCCCAGGATAGATTCCTGGATCGGTTAAAAGGTGTGACTGATCCTGAAACCAAACGTAAGATTATAGGTGAAGAATTTATAAGGGTATTTGAAGAAGAGGCTAAAAAGCTTGGTAAAGTAGACTTTTTGGTGCAGGGTACCATATATCCCGATGTTATAGAGAGTGGTACCGGCAGATCAGCCACCATAAAGAGCCATCACAATGTTGGTGGACTCCCGGAAAATGTCGATTTTAGAGAGATAATAGAGCCTTTGAGAAATCTATTTAAGGATGAAGTAAGGCGTGTAGGCGAGCAGATGGGTATTCCCCAGGAAATAGTATGGCGTCAGCCCTTCCCTGGTCCTGGTCTGGCAGTGCGTGTAATAGGGGATATTACTAGGGAAAAGCTAGATATATTAAGGGAAGCCGATGCTATTTTTAGAGAAGAGATAGCAAATGCCCATTTAGATAGGGAGATCTGGCAGTATTTTGCCGTACTGACTGGTATGCGCAGTGTAGGCGTTATGGGAGATGAGAGGACATATGATTATACAATAGCTCTAAGGGCGGTTAACAGTATAGATGGTATGACTGCCGATTGGGCAAAGATCCCCCATGATGTATTGCAAACCGTATCAAATCGGATAGTAAATGAAGTCAATCATGTAAATAGGGTAGTATATGATATCACCAGCAAACCACCGGCTACTATTGAGTGGGAATAGTTAAAACAAAAGAAGAAAGCCTATAAAATCAAGGCTTACAGGCTTTTGAAATCGTCAACTGGAACGAAATTGGGTAAAAAAGTTTTTTAGAATAATAGAGATAATAGTATCAAGTGGCTTACAAATAGAGACACCATAGAAATCTGGAGAGGATTCTATGGTGTTTTTGTATGCATTATAAGTGGTCGAAATCGATCAGTTTAAAAGAAATCATATTTAACCTTGTCGAATCAAACACGGTTAGTATTTATATATTAAACCTATCGAAATCGATGGGTTTAAATTTCAAGTTATAATTTTATAATA from Xylanivirga thermophila encodes:
- a CDS encoding Asp23/Gls24 family envelope stress response protein; amino-acid sequence: MEVYALVGPSGTGKSYRAISFANEMGILYIIDDGLLIKDNRILAGVSAKKEPTKLAAVRRALFIDSDHAQQVSQAIEMENPPSILVLGTSVNMINKIVAALNLPKVSHIISIYDIASKKEIALAKQQRNEEGKHIIPVPTFEVRKDFSGYFIDALNMFKISPKGRMLQSIEKTVVRPTFSYMGKFYISNSAIQSLIIYSTKNIEGVSRVLKVSVISQEDGVVINIDVEVYYNMKIIDILKEIQRRVEENISWTTGLNIISINVNAKGIVIPEHI
- a CDS encoding DNA-3-methyladenine glycosylase family protein — translated: MKIIAIGDGLIIKSIKDFDPVHTFECGQCFRWNREGEGYVGIVGNKVIKVVAEDEDILLYNATMEDYNILWKKYFDLDRDYGDIKRVLSNDPILAKAITYGWGIRILNQDPWETLISFIISANNGISRIKGIIENICKLYGDRIEWKGRTYYTFPKPDTLANAKIEDLRGCSCGYRAEYIKATSQMVADGTIDLHGISNMPYERAHKELLRCIGVGPKVADCILLFSMEKGEAFPVDVWVRRVMEYFYLKDGATPKKIKAFSAEKFGELAGYAQQYLFYYAREKKIGV
- the guaB gene encoding IMP dehydrogenase, whose protein sequence is MIDKFAKEGLTFDDVLLVPQRSEVLPKDVDLSTNLTKKIRLNVPIISAAMDTVTEARLAIAIAREGGIGIIHKNMSIQEQAEQVDKVKRSEHGVIVDPFFLSPDHLISDAVALMSKYRISGVPITENGKLVGIITNRDIRFETDFTRKIKEVMTSKNLITAPEGTTLEEAQETLKKYKIEKLPIVDGQGMLKGLITIKDIEKTIRYPNSAKDENGRLLVGAGVGVTHDTMERVEALVNAKVDVIAVDTAHGHSVGVLHTVEKIKNKYPDLQIIAGNVATPEATRDLIKAGADCIKVGIGPGSICTTRVVAGIGVPQMTAVYECAQEADKYDIPIIADGGIKYSGDIPKAIGAGASVIMIGSLLAGTEESPGEIEIYQGRSFKVYRGMGSMAAMAQGSKDRYFQEDAKKLVPEGVEGRVPYKGPVSETIFQLVGGLRAGMGYCGAPDIEHLRKNAQFIRITNAGLNESHPHDIYITKEAPNYSVRG
- the guaA gene encoding glutamine-hydrolyzing GMP synthase, coding for MKQEVILVLDFGGQYSELIARRVREEQVYCEILPYDTALEVIKGKNPKGIILTGGPSSVANPDSPKCGMEIFELGVPVLGICYGAQLIAHLFGGQVEKAPQREYGKCMVEWDVNAKLFEGLDDKSVCWMSHTDYIKTLPSGFNNTAHTEKCPVAAFEDSNRGIYAVQFHPEVTHTELGQKVIRNFIFNICKCSGDWTTQNFVDRSIDEIKSQVGDGKVLCALSGGVDSSVAAVMVHKAVGDQLTCIFVDHGLLRKDEADQVERVFKDKFHLNLIRVDAQDRFLDRLKGVTDPETKRKIIGEEFIRVFEEEAKKLGKVDFLVQGTIYPDVIESGTGRSATIKSHHNVGGLPENVDFREIIEPLRNLFKDEVRRVGEQMGIPQEIVWRQPFPGPGLAVRVIGDITREKLDILREADAIFREEIANAHLDREIWQYFAVLTGMRSVGVMGDERTYDYTIALRAVNSIDGMTADWAKIPHDVLQTVSNRIVNEVNHVNRVVYDITSKPPATIEWE